One Meles meles chromosome 11, mMelMel3.1 paternal haplotype, whole genome shotgun sequence DNA segment encodes these proteins:
- the TMEM252 gene encoding transmembrane protein 252 translates to MQNRTSLVLCALALLTGFLMICLGAFFISSGSIFNCRGNLILAYMLLPLGFVILLGGIFWSTYRQARESKGVFTDVLRRHLSLGALPLATVDRPDFYPPAYEESLDAEKQPCPAEGDALDVPPPLYTETGLESEAASDAHPEPPPSYEQSVAGGVTAATPLQDAERQSRGC, encoded by the exons ATGCAGAACAGAACTAGTCTCGTTCTCTGTGCCCTTGCCCTCCTGACGGGCTTCCTGATGATCTGCCTGGGGGCCTTCTTCATTTCCTCAGGATCGATATTCAACTGTCGAGGGAACCTGATCCTGGCCTACATGCTTCTGCCACTGGGGTTTGTGATCCTTCTGGGTGGAATTTTCTGGAGCACCTACcgccaggcaagggaaagcaagGGGGTGTTCACCGATGTGCTCAGAAGACACCTTTCTCTTGGGGCACTGCCCCTGGCCACAGTTGACAG GCCAGATTTCTACCCTCCTGCGTATGAAGAGAGTCTTGACGCCGAGAAGCAACCTTGCCCTGCAGAGGGAGACGCCTTGGATGTTCCTCCACCTCTGTACACGGAGACGGGCCTTGAATCCGAGGCTGCAAGTGATGCCCACCCAGAGCCCCCCCCTTCCTACGAGCAGTCTGTAGCAGGCGGGGTGACAGCAGCCACACCACTGCAGGATGCTGAGAGGCAAAGCCGGGGATGCTGA